A genome region from Coffea arabica cultivar ET-39 chromosome 7e, Coffea Arabica ET-39 HiFi, whole genome shotgun sequence includes the following:
- the LOC113700680 gene encoding protein ecdysoneless homolog, whose amino-acid sequence MSEPDVDSTSIFSQKTHLPDDTVFYSIYPDFSLNPTTSTATITAELHNLHLQILQTLAPFTTTYIFQHQPFTLTPVLSPLPHLHGRLRFGDNLEDEWFVSFLLFTVSQSFPNLSISLHDSDGQFLLIETAFHLPRWLNPNTSTNRVFIRRGRLYILPPSHFPNTPDLITALKFLSENDNNPDILRATPDTVQLNLEKKIKEYPEKARKNVHGVRIRVPVSVAWVLKHEPCLISLAVGGFYDRDVDSMKFAEKMERFLPNGKEESVVQMFVKMSKTMYAQLMQQTFRPPKCYPRLPLSSDAEAYKEAELGMKIACGFEMVYQMRKRQGGEGKGSTWEVFRENLERSGYFQGLLPGSVEYKRLVQKADEYYRNSALHSRASDILNAPVRRIDEILALPHSADDFKVQELPPSDDDSWLYYGEDELNAALQERQKEMELFDSKRKRKQKVKEEEDAGPSAYDLGEIANSMQAFVKKMSSYEGAEVPESRDTKDVDFDADRFMKDMESVLRGQGFEDTGNDVDHGESSSSDMDFDDFEDDSDIAEPSEHEEEGGDAFMESYTDALNKELKPTTLDRSFIRANEETLKKDEGISNATEDMEEEFNPVDVDVNLVKSLLDSFSSQQGLPGPASNLLGLMGLQLPEDGKKGK is encoded by the exons ATGTCGGAACCCGACGTCGACTCCACATCAATCTTTTCCCAGAAAACCCATCTTCCAGATGACACCGTTTTCTACTCAATCTACCCCGACTTCTCCTTAAACCCCACCACTTCCACCGCCACTATTACTGCCGAGCTCCACAATCTCCACCTCCAAATCCTCCAAACTCTAGCTCCATTCACCACTACCTACATATTCCAACACCAACCCTTCACTCTAACCCCTGTCCTCTCCCCCCTCCCCCACCTCCACGGCCGCCTCCGCTTTGGAGACAACCTTGAAGACGAATGGTTCGTTTCTTTTCTCCTCTTCACGGTCTCCCAAAGCTTCCCCAATCTCTCCATTTCCCTCCACGACTCAGACGGCCAATTTCTGTTAATCGAAACTGCTTTCCACCTTCCCCGTTGGCTCAATCCAAATACTTCCACCAACCGGGTTTTCATCCGCCGCGGCCGGCTTTATATTCTCCCGCCATCGCACTTTCCCAACACTCCTGATTTGATCACAGCTCTGAAATTCTTATCGGAAAATGATAACAACCCGGATATTCTTCGGGCTACCCCGGATACCGTTCAGCTCAATTTGGAGAAGAAGATTAAAGAATATCCGGAAAAAGCTAGGAAAAATGTGCATGGGGTTAGAATTAGGGTGCCTGTATCGGTGGCCTGGGTTCTAAAGCACGAGCCCTGTCTGATTTCACTTGCGGTTGGAGGTTTTTATGATAGGGATGTGGACAGTATGAAATTCGCGGAGAAAATGGAGAGGTTCTTGCCTAATGGGAAAGAGGAGAGTGTAGTCCAGATGTTTGTGAAAATGTCCAAgacaatgtatgctcaactgaTGCAGCAAACGTTTAGGCCGCCTAAGTGTTATCCAAGGCTGCCATTGAGTAGTGATGCCGAGGCATATAAGGAGGCTGAGCTGGGAATGAAGATTGCCTGTGGGTTTGAGATGGTGTACCAGATGAGAAAAAGGCAAGGGGGAGAAGGGAAAGGGAGTACTTGGGAGGTTTTTAGAGAAAATCTGGAGAGGAGTGGGTATTTTCAAGGGTTGTTGCCAGGCTCCGTAGAATATAAGAGATTAGTTCAGAAAGCTGACGAGTATTATAGGAATAGTGCATTGCATTCTAGAGCAAGTGATATACTGAATGCTCCAGTCAGACGAATAGATGAAATTCTAGCTTTACCGCACTCTGCTGATGATTTTAAGGTGCAGGAGCtacctccatcggatgatgattCATGGCTTTATTATGGGGAGGATGAGCTAAATGCTGCTCTGCAGGAGCGGCAAAAGGAGATGGAACTTTTtgattcaaaaagaaaaaggaaacagaaGGTGAAAGAGGAGGAGGATGCAGGTCCATCAGCTTATGATCTAGGAGAAATAGCAAATTCTATGCAAGCTTTTGTTAAGAAGATGTCGAGTTATGAAGGTGCAGAGGTTCCAGAAAGCAG AGACACGAAAGATGTTGACTTCGACGCGGATCGCTTCATGAAGGACATGGAATCAGTATTGAGAGGTCAGGGTTTTGAAGATACTGGCAACGATGTTGATCATGGAGAAAGTTCATCATCCGACATGGACTTTG ATGATTTTGAGGATGACAGCGATATTGCTGAGCCTTCTGAGCATGAAGAAGAGGGAGGTGATGCTTTCATGGAGTCATATACAGATGCACTTAACAAAGAATTGAAGCCCACCACACTTGACAGGAGTTTCATCCGTGCTAATGAAGAAACCTTGAAGAAAGACGAG GGAATATCTAATGCCACCGAAGACATGGAGGAAGAATTCAATCCAGTGGATGTGGATGTCAACCTCGTTAAAAGTTTGCTTGATTCATTTTCATCTCAGCAAGGACTTCCCGGTCCGGCTTCCAATTTACTAGGACTTATGGGTCTGCAGCTTCCTGAAGATGGCAAGAAAGGCAAATAG
- the LOC113702221 gene encoding nicotinamidase 1-like isoform X1, giving the protein MESQTMDQLKKELPVEQETLVLSDDVNTGLVLVDIVNGFCTVGAGNLAPVAPDKQISGMVDESVRLAKMFCEKKWPIYALLDSHHPDIPEHPYPPHCIAGSDESKLVPALQWLEDEPNVTLRCKDCLDGFLGSIDKDGSNVFVDWVKTNQIKVILVVGICTDICVLDFVCSALSARTRRILTPLEDVIVYSPACATFDLPLHVAQNIKGALAHPQELMHHVGLYMAKGRGAKVASEVLFDIPVEI; this is encoded by the exons ATGGAGTCACAAACCATGGATCAATTGAAGAAGGAGCTACCAGTGGAGCAGGAGACCCTTGTGCTTTCTGATGACGTTAATACTGGTCTTGTCCTTGTTGATATAGTCAATGGCTTCTGCACTGttggcgctggaaatttg GCTCCAGTTGCACCTGATAAACAAATTTCTGGGATGGTTGATGAGTCAGTTAGGCTTGCTAAAATGTTCTGTGAAAAGAAATGGCCTATATATGCTTTACTTGATTCTCATCATCCCGATATCCCTGAGCATCCTTACCCTCCTCATTGCATTGCAGGGAGTGATGAATCCAAACTGGTTCCTG CTCTACAGTGGTTAGAAGATGAACCTAATGTGACATTAAGGTGCAAGGATTGCCTTGATGGCTTTCTTGGTTCAATTGATAAAGATGGTTCAAATGTCTTTGTGGATTGGGTGAAAACCAACCAGATCAAAGTT ATTTTGGTTGTAGGGATATGCACAGACATATGTGTGCTTGATTTTGTTTGCTCTGCACTTTCTGCGAGAACTCGAAGAATCCTTACCCCATTGGAAGATGTTATTGTATATTCCCCTGCCTGTGCTACTTTTGACCTTCCACTCCATGTTGCCCAAAACATCAAAGGTGCTTTAGCTCATCCTCAG GAGCTGATGCATCACGTTGGCCTTTACATGGCTAAAGGAAGGGGAGCCAAGGTAGCATCGGAAGTTTTGTTTGATATACCAGTAGAGATATGA
- the LOC113702221 gene encoding nicotinamidase 1-like isoform X2 produces MAPVAPDKQISGMVDESVRLAKMFCEKKWPIYALLDSHHPDIPEHPYPPHCIAGSDESKLVPALQWLEDEPNVTLRCKDCLDGFLGSIDKDGSNVFVDWVKTNQIKVILVVGICTDICVLDFVCSALSARTRRILTPLEDVIVYSPACATFDLPLHVAQNIKGALAHPQELMHHVGLYMAKGRGAKVASEVLFDIPVEI; encoded by the exons ATG GCTCCAGTTGCACCTGATAAACAAATTTCTGGGATGGTTGATGAGTCAGTTAGGCTTGCTAAAATGTTCTGTGAAAAGAAATGGCCTATATATGCTTTACTTGATTCTCATCATCCCGATATCCCTGAGCATCCTTACCCTCCTCATTGCATTGCAGGGAGTGATGAATCCAAACTGGTTCCTG CTCTACAGTGGTTAGAAGATGAACCTAATGTGACATTAAGGTGCAAGGATTGCCTTGATGGCTTTCTTGGTTCAATTGATAAAGATGGTTCAAATGTCTTTGTGGATTGGGTGAAAACCAACCAGATCAAAGTT ATTTTGGTTGTAGGGATATGCACAGACATATGTGTGCTTGATTTTGTTTGCTCTGCACTTTCTGCGAGAACTCGAAGAATCCTTACCCCATTGGAAGATGTTATTGTATATTCCCCTGCCTGTGCTACTTTTGACCTTCCACTCCATGTTGCCCAAAACATCAAAGGTGCTTTAGCTCATCCTCAG GAGCTGATGCATCACGTTGGCCTTTACATGGCTAAAGGAAGGGGAGCCAAGGTAGCATCGGAAGTTTTGTTTGATATACCAGTAGAGATATGA
- the LOC113701665 gene encoding kinase-interacting protein 1 codes for MLQRAASNAYSWWVASHIRTKQSKWLEQNLQDMEEKVQYILKLIEEDGDSFAKRAEMYYKKRPELITFVEESYRAFRALAERYDHLSTELQNANNTLATLFPDQIQLAMDDEDDFSSPKLPKGFPQVLNANAPTVPKVPKAPIRDWKGLINASKNLKAKKLSMADEAKRTDAKSGLTKSEAFAEIDKLQKDILGLQTVKEFVKSSYQSGLSKYWGIENQIMEKQQRVCSLQDEFGVDKVIEDNEARTLMAEAALKSCQETLVQLQEKQEKFNQEAREEYKKIEDARKKLKSIRREFLHDQTIDEEEKANEKEDKSATAGDKAERSNQEVGGAIKEIQVKGIEVGSLGSLTVSQLAEKIDDLVNKVINLETAVSSQTVLIDRMKTEADELHSQIRVLEEDKANLIHDTQNLNTRVKKIEDKLHGIQDLNQNVEKQNNHLQTNFAEARSSLGHLSEKLNSVKPDEEIEITTITTERSDPANAVDDAECRTSNSEDIKDIKEQDSGESVNDQGQEGHKAAKKTVTFQNPIAKIRVDENNAAKKGDLSSAGSKVETEKKDDFNWQQMLLSGMEDKEKILLAEYTTILRNYKDTKKKLTDMEKARNHQFELALQIRGLRVTVAKRDEEIRCLRKRLDAQQGEGRDVKEDDRILKPEAGSTEDLASDVPLVDNEDEAIKSILMEQPMVMSQVEEKLRMEIDAILDENLDFWLRFSTTFHQVQKFRTTVQDLEQEISILKEKKKQEESASDLKSEVRPIYKHLKEIRAELTVWLERSVVLKAELERRFSSLCSIQERITTALKEGVEDEEIRFSSHQAAKFQGEILNMKQENNMVSAELQAGADHVSKLQTEIDKTLRMLDEEFELTVNNQPQLTHTASRSKIPLRSFIFGTKLKKQKHSIFSFNRKYQTLRAGLPL; via the exons ATGTTGCAGAGAGCTGCAAGTAATGCATATTCATGGTGGGTGGCAAGCCACATTAGGACAAAACAATCCAAATGGCTTGAGCAAAATCTTCAAG ATATGGAAGAGAAGGTACAATACATCCTAAAGCTCATTGAAGAAGATGGAGATTCGTTTGCCAAAAGGGCagaaatgtattacaaaaagaGGCCAGAACTGataacttttgtggaggaatctTATCGAGCTTTCAGAGCCTTAGCCGAACGCTATGATCACTTGTCAACAGAGCTGCAGAATGCCAACAATACCCTTGCCACACTCTTTCCAGATCAGATTCAACTAGCAATGGATGATGAGGATGATTTTTCTTCTCCTAAACTACCAAAAGGTTTTCCACAAGTTCTAAATGCAAATGCTCCAACAGTTCCTAAGGTTCCAAAGGCTCCTATAAGAGATTGGAAGGGTCTCATTAATGcctcaaaaaatttaaaagccaAGAAGTTGTCAATGGCAGATGAGGCTAAGAGGACAGATGCTAAATCTGGTTTGACCAAAAGTGAAGCTTTTGCTGAGATTGATAAGCTTCAGAAAGATATTTTGGGATTGCAAACTGTTAAAGAGTTTGTGAAGAGCTCCTATCAAAGTGGCCTTTCAAAGTATTGGGGAATTGAAAATCAGATCATGGAAAAACAACAAAGAGTCTGCAGCTTGCAAGATGAATTTGGTGTAGACAAGGTCATTGAAGATAATGAGGCTCGGACATTAATGGCTGAAGCAGCTCTCAAATCATGTCAAGAAACCTTGGTTCAGTTGCAGGAGAAGCAAGAGAAGTTTAACCAAGAGGCAAGAGAGGAATACAAAAAGATTGAAGATGCTCGTAAGAAACTCAAGTCCATCAGGCGGGAGTTTCTTCACGACCAAACTATTGATGAAGAGGAAAAGGCGaatgaaaaagaagataaatCTGCAACAGCTGGAGATAAGGCAGAAAGGTCGAATCAAGAGGTTGgtggtgcaatcaaagaaataCAGGTGAAAGGAATTGAGGTGGGCTCTTTGGGCTCTCTGACGGTTTCACAACTAGCAGAGAAGATTGATGACCTTGTTAACAAGGTGATCAACCTAGAAACTGCAGTGTCATCTCAGACTGTTCTTATAGACAGGATGAAAACAGAAGCAGATGAGCTTCATTCACAAATCCGGGTATTAGAGGAAGACAAAGCCAACCTGATTCATGACACACAGAATTTGAATACCCGGGTGAAGAAAATAGAGGACAAGTTGCATGGTATCCAAGATCTTAACCAAAATGTTGAGAAGCAAAATAACCACCTTCAGACAAACTTTGCTGAGGCAAGATCTAGTCTTGGTCATCTGTCGGAGAAGCTAAACAGTGTGAAACCAGATGAAGAAATAGAGATTACCACCATTACAACAGAGAGAAGTGATCCAGCTAATGCTGTTGATGATGCAGAATGCAGAACATCAAACAGTGAAGACATAAAGGACATCAAAGAACAGGATTCTGGAGAATCTGTGAATGACCAAGGGCAAGAAGGTCATAAGGCTGCTAAGAAGACCGTGACATTTCAGAATCCAATAGCAAAGATAAGAGTTGATGAGAACAATGCAGCCAAAAAAGGAGATCTTTCCTCAGCTGGATCAAAAGTAGAGACAGAGAAAAAAGATGACTTCAACTGGCAACAAATGCTGCTGAGCGGAATGGAGGATAAAGAGAAGATTCTACTGGCAGAATATACAACAATTCTCAGGAACTATAAGGACACCAAGAAGAAACTGACTGACATGGAAAAAGCCAGGAATCATCAATTTGAACTGGCATTGCAGATAAGAGGATTGAGGGTTACAGTTGCAAAGAGGGATGAAGAAATTCGATGCTTGCGAAAGAGGTTGGATGCTCAACAAGGTGAAGGTAGGGATGTGAAGGAAGATGATCGAATCCTCAAACCTGAAGCAGGAAGTACTGAGGATTTAGCATCAGATGTTCCTCTGGTAGACAATGAAGATGAAGCTATAAAGTCAATCCTAATGGAACAGCCTATGGTCATGTCACAGGTTGAAGAAAAACTCAGGATGGAGATTGATGCAATATTGGATGAGAACTTGGATTTCTGGCTAAGATTTAGCACTACATTTCATCAGGTGCAGAAATTCAGAACCACAGTCCAagatttggagcaagaaatatcaattctaaaggaaaaaaagaagcaagAGGAGAGCGCCAGTGACCTGAAATCTGAAGTCCGACCAATATACAAGCACCTGAAAGAAATCCGGGCAGAATTAACCGTGTGGTTAGAGCGAAGTGTAGTGCTTAAGGCTGAACTTGAACGGAGATTTTCATCATTATGCAGCATCCAGGAGAGGATCACAACTGCTTTAAAGGAAGGTGTCGAAGACGAAGAAATTAGATTCTCCAGCCATCAAGCTGCCAAATTCCAAGGGGAGATTTTGAACAtgaaacaagaaaacaacatgGTAAGCGCGGAGTTGCAAGCAGGCGCGGATCATGTAAGTAAACTGCAAACGGAAATTGATAAGACCCTTAGGATGTTGGACGAAGAGTTTGAGCTTACTGTGAATAATCAACCACAATTAACCCATACAGCTAGTCGATCAAAAATTCCATTAAGATCATTTATCTTTGGAACTAAACTAAAGAAGCAGAAGCATTCCATCTTTTCATTTAATAGGAAGTATCAGACCCTCAGAGCTGGGCTACCTCTGTAG
- the LOC140003941 gene encoding uncharacterized protein codes for MAVSLTRFSWWWWSGKEKEPVTNGSSSMNTLPDWGFGLREPDNLKFRSVMAAKMAPSSRKVKRKWKSREERRRIDKEYDVVLVPSDGVCLSGSESDDSDWSIGWLEPHAPDFQSDDEADDSFAVLVPCYRHAYTELEKEPRGSNQFLSAIKNLPNEYSDVSDGKKYVEQWLSSLQNF; via the exons ATGGCTGTTTCTTTGACTAGATTCTCGTGGTGGTGGTGGAGTGGTAAGGAGAAAGAGCCGGTTACCAACGGGTCTTCTTCGATGAATACCTTACCTGATTGGGGATTTGGATTAAGGGAACCGGATAATTTGAAGTTTAGATCAGTTATGGCCGCAAAAATGGCACCGAGTAGCAGGAAGGTTAAGAGGAAATGGAAGAGCAGGGAGGAGAGGAGGAGAATTGATAAAGAGTATGATGTGGTGTTGGTGCCATCTGATGGTGTTTGTTTGTCAGGGTCTGAATCCGATGACTCAGACTGGTCAATTGGGTGGCTGGAACCACATGCCCCTGATTTCCAGAGTGATGATGAGGCAGATGACAGTTTTGCTGTGCTTGTTCCTTGCTATAGGCATGCTTACACGGAATTGGAGAAGGAGCCTAGAGGGAGTAATCAGTTCTTGAGTGCTATTAAGAACCTCCCAAATGAGTACTCTGATG TTTCAGATGGTAAGAAGTATGTGGAGCAGTGGCTTTCTTCACTCCAGAATTTCTGA